One window of bacterium HR17 genomic DNA carries:
- a CDS encoding putative DNA double-strand break repair Rad50 ATPase: MVPVRLWLRNFLSYGEEGQAVDLSGVHVAALVGPNGAGKSSLLDAITWALFGKARAANEELVRKGATEAEVLLEFSVDGQLYRVRRRYSRRARQHAVTLEQHDPQTGNWRPLVANNSVTAVNKELQRLLRMDYDTFVHTVFLLQGRHGEFMMLTPAERRDTLASILGLGDYEQWREKAVQRLRELDGQIRVAQQEIERIAEELRNRPQWEAQLSAKQRELDDARQRHETVCEERQRWQRERERLMQHDTERRNLRQSVADWERQIQAAQQRIAALQQQRQRLQAIAAQRDAIKAAVNEYRQKQAEEAHFRQIERTYQSLTQRRQQLHHAVEQARLLLENELNLLRQRRADCERELAETERLLLQRPEVERQLQALQHARDELALWSEKQKQWMELQQRKHAAERRIGEERAALVRREGELLSAQRRCEDAIQHKTTYRERARQLDEAIKRLAEWQQRAEQVQQERERTATRLATLRAQRAETERQRQETQDKLRLLQEHADEPRCPLCENLLTPERLAMLQERLKEELQALQAQLTAQDDAYTQLERHIAQLDAFLREAQKELEKRADLERQKGEVARALEDIARTETQLQTLRAQFAELQRQKVAAERRWQQWRAELESEERAIGYDQQKHAQAQQQVEALARAETVAKQLTEAQQKAQRLRDEIARLDEQMRALQQRLDAGDYAEGERRQLQEVESALAALNYDPERHEQLRQWLRDHQPVLQQEQQLRDAEAQLPQVEEQLEQERQHLAALRQRVDDGRERLRALDAELQRWDQVEAQLAAAERQVRESEEALQKLNGEVQVLRARLEELKKREREMVRRRDEIAEWQQERQDYELLAEAFGRNGIPKEVLKVAVQWLEQEANELLMRLTGGKMFLRFVLTQPRQSGDGVRETLDIVVADPLGDRPYQSYSGGEKFRIDFAVRIALARLVARRAGAALRTLVIDEGFGSQDKEGLEAMVDAVQTIAREFDRVLVVTHLEELRDQFPTLIEVTKDSKGSKCRKIDRSGAMPVDISAS, encoded by the coding sequence ATGGTGCCCGTGCGTCTTTGGCTGCGCAACTTTTTGAGTTACGGTGAGGAAGGGCAAGCCGTTGATTTGTCCGGTGTCCATGTCGCCGCCTTGGTCGGCCCCAACGGGGCGGGCAAGTCCAGCCTCTTGGACGCCATTACATGGGCGCTTTTCGGTAAGGCGCGTGCGGCAAATGAAGAATTGGTCCGTAAAGGGGCAACGGAAGCGGAAGTTTTGTTGGAGTTTTCCGTGGACGGGCAGTTGTATCGGGTGCGCCGCAGATACTCCCGTCGCGCTCGGCAGCACGCGGTGACTTTGGAGCAACATGACCCACAAACGGGCAATTGGCGCCCGCTGGTCGCTAACAACAGCGTCACTGCCGTCAACAAGGAGTTGCAGCGCCTACTCCGCATGGATTACGACACTTTTGTGCACACCGTCTTCTTGCTGCAAGGTCGGCACGGGGAGTTCATGATGCTGACGCCCGCCGAGCGCCGCGACACACTGGCAAGTATTTTGGGGCTGGGCGACTATGAACAATGGAGGGAAAAAGCCGTTCAACGCCTGCGGGAGTTGGACGGGCAAATCCGTGTCGCTCAGCAAGAGATAGAACGCATCGCTGAAGAGTTGCGCAACCGGCCCCAGTGGGAAGCGCAATTGAGCGCTAAACAGCGCGAGTTGGATGATGCCCGCCAGCGCCACGAAACGGTGTGCGAGGAACGACAGCGTTGGCAGCGCGAACGCGAGCGGCTGATGCAGCACGACACCGAACGGCGCAACTTGCGCCAATCTGTCGCCGATTGGGAGCGCCAAATTCAAGCGGCGCAGCAACGCATCGCCGCGCTGCAGCAGCAACGACAACGATTGCAGGCGATTGCGGCGCAGAGGGACGCCATCAAAGCGGCGGTCAACGAATATCGGCAGAAGCAGGCAGAAGAGGCGCATTTTCGCCAAATAGAGCGCACCTACCAATCGCTGACACAACGCCGCCAGCAACTGCACCATGCCGTTGAACAGGCGCGGTTGCTGCTGGAAAACGAACTTAATCTGCTCCGCCAGCGGAGAGCAGACTGCGAGCGTGAATTGGCGGAAACGGAGCGATTGTTGCTTCAGCGCCCTGAAGTGGAGCGGCAATTACAGGCGTTGCAGCATGCCCGCGACGAGTTAGCCCTCTGGAGCGAGAAGCAAAAACAATGGATGGAGTTGCAGCAGCGCAAGCACGCCGCAGAGCGGCGTATCGGGGAAGAGCGCGCTGCCTTGGTGCGCCGTGAAGGGGAACTGTTGTCCGCTCAGCGGCGATGCGAAGACGCCATCCAGCACAAAACTACCTACCGAGAACGCGCCCGCCAACTGGACGAAGCGATCAAACGGCTGGCAGAGTGGCAGCAACGCGCCGAGCAAGTTCAGCAGGAGCGCGAGCGGACGGCGACGCGGCTGGCAACTTTGCGCGCGCAACGGGCGGAGACCGAACGGCAACGGCAAGAGACGCAGGACAAATTGCGCCTCTTGCAGGAACACGCCGACGAGCCTCGTTGCCCGTTGTGTGAAAACTTGTTAACGCCCGAACGGTTGGCAATGTTGCAGGAACGGCTGAAGGAAGAGTTGCAGGCGCTGCAGGCGCAATTGACGGCGCAGGACGACGCGTACACGCAGTTGGAGCGGCATATCGCCCAGTTGGACGCGTTTTTGCGCGAGGCGCAAAAAGAGTTGGAAAAACGAGCGGATCTGGAGCGACAAAAAGGGGAAGTCGCGCGGGCATTGGAAGACATTGCCCGCACCGAGACGCAATTGCAAACGCTGCGCGCCCAATTCGCCGAATTGCAGCGGCAAAAAGTCGCTGCAGAGCGGCGTTGGCAGCAATGGCGAGCGGAACTGGAAAGCGAGGAGCGGGCGATCGGTTATGACCAACAGAAACACGCCCAAGCCCAGCAGCAAGTGGAAGCGCTGGCGCGCGCAGAAACTGTCGCAAAGCAGTTGACCGAAGCCCAGCAAAAAGCGCAACGGTTGCGCGATGAGATCGCTCGGTTGGACGAACAAATGCGGGCTTTGCAGCAGCGGTTGGACGCGGGCGATTACGCTGAGGGTGAACGCCGGCAGTTGCAAGAAGTGGAAAGCGCCTTGGCGGCGCTCAACTACGACCCTGAACGGCACGAGCAGTTGCGCCAATGGTTGCGGGACCATCAACCCGTCTTGCAGCAGGAGCAACAACTCCGCGACGCGGAGGCGCAATTGCCGCAGGTGGAAGAGCAGTTGGAGCAAGAGCGGCAACACCTAGCCGCTTTGCGACAGCGCGTCGACGATGGGCGAGAGCGGCTGCGGGCGTTGGACGCCGAACTGCAGCGGTGGGACCAAGTTGAGGCGCAACTGGCGGCAGCGGAGCGGCAGGTGCGCGAAAGTGAAGAGGCATTGCAGAAACTGAACGGTGAAGTGCAAGTGCTCAGGGCACGGCTGGAGGAACTGAAAAAGCGTGAGCGGGAAATGGTAAGGCGGCGCGACGAAATTGCCGAGTGGCAGCAAGAGCGCCAAGACTACGAACTGTTGGCGGAAGCCTTCGGGCGTAACGGTATCCCCAAAGAGGTCTTGAAAGTTGCCGTCCAGTGGTTGGAGCAAGAGGCGAACGAACTGCTCATGCGTTTAACGGGGGGCAAGATGTTTTTGCGGTTTGTCCTGACACAACCGCGGCAATCGGGGGACGGCGTGCGGGAAACATTGGACATCGTTGTCGCCGACCCGTTAGGCGACCGTCCTTATCAAAGTTACAGCGGTGGAGAAAAGTTTCGCATTGACTTCGCCGTTCGCATCGCGTTGGCGCGGTTGGTGGCGCGGCGGGCTGGTGCCGCCTTGCGGACGCTGGTCATTGACGAAGGGTTCGGTTCGCAAGACAAGGAAGGCTTGGAAGCGATGGTGGACGCGGTTCAAACGATCGCCCGCGAATTTGACCGCGTGTTGGTCGTCACGCACTTAGAGGAATTGCGTGACCAGTTCCCGACCCTCATTGAGGTCACGAAGGACAGCAAAGGGTCCAAATGTCGCAAAATAGACCGTAGCGGCGCAATGCCGGTGGACATCAGCGCTTCGTGA
- the wbpA gene encoding UDP-N-acetyl-D-glucosamine 6-dehydrogenase: protein MDEDRIGVIGLGYVGLPLALAFAESGAAVTGVDMDLQRVQTLRQGRSYIVDVTDEQVQRVADRFFPTTAYADLRDCDAVIICVPTPLAKTGDPDISYILAAAEGLSPHLRPGMLVVLESTTYPGTTEEVLKPILERSGLKAGQDFHLAYSPERIDPGNKRWTLRIVPKLVGGLTPACTQRAVRLYSRIVDRVIPVSSPKVAETAKLLENTFRAVNIALVNEFAILCRRMGLSVWEVIDAASTKPFGFMRFDPGPGIGGHCIPIDPLYLAWKAREFNHEPRFIRVADAINKQMPEYVVSLIADALNEHRKPLKGSRVLLLGIAYKPGVNDYRESPALALAELLRAKGSIVDYHDPLVPTVNYGDWRAESVRLTEDELRRTDCVVIVTPHDIYDWAWIVAHAPLVVDTRGVTRHLAAANVVPL from the coding sequence ATGGATGAGGACCGCATCGGAGTGATTGGTCTCGGCTATGTCGGTTTGCCGCTGGCATTGGCGTTTGCGGAAAGCGGTGCGGCTGTGACAGGCGTTGACATGGACTTGCAGCGTGTCCAGACTTTACGGCAGGGGCGGTCATACATCGTAGATGTCACCGACGAACAAGTTCAGCGCGTCGCCGACCGGTTCTTCCCCACCACTGCCTACGCGGACTTGCGTGACTGTGATGCCGTTATCATTTGTGTCCCGACCCCGTTGGCGAAGACGGGTGACCCCGACATCTCCTACATCTTAGCGGCAGCGGAAGGGTTGTCTCCGCACCTGCGCCCCGGCATGCTGGTGGTGCTGGAAAGCACCACCTACCCTGGCACAACGGAGGAAGTTTTAAAGCCGATTTTGGAGCGATCGGGGTTAAAAGCAGGGCAAGACTTCCATCTGGCGTATTCCCCTGAGCGAATTGACCCTGGCAACAAGCGATGGACGCTGCGGATTGTCCCCAAATTAGTGGGGGGATTGACGCCGGCATGCACGCAGCGTGCGGTGCGGCTTTATTCGCGGATCGTAGACCGCGTCATCCCTGTCTCCAGCCCTAAGGTCGCGGAGACGGCGAAACTGTTGGAAAACACCTTCCGCGCGGTCAACATCGCGTTGGTGAACGAGTTTGCGATTTTGTGCCGACGCATGGGGTTGAGCGTGTGGGAGGTCATCGACGCCGCGTCCACGAAACCCTTCGGCTTCATGCGCTTTGACCCTGGACCGGGCATCGGGGGGCACTGTATCCCGATAGACCCGCTCTATCTCGCTTGGAAAGCCCGCGAGTTCAACCATGAGCCCCGTTTCATCCGTGTCGCCGACGCCATCAACAAACAGATGCCCGAGTATGTCGTTAGCCTCATCGCCGACGCGTTGAACGAACACCGTAAACCGCTGAAGGGATCGCGCGTATTACTTTTAGGCATCGCTTACAAACCGGGTGTTAACGACTACCGCGAGTCTCCCGCTTTGGCGTTAGCGGAGTTGCTGCGCGCGAAAGGTTCCATCGTGGATTACCACGACCCTCTCGTGCCGACCGTTAATTACGGCGATTGGCGGGCAGAATCCGTGAGATTAACCGAGGATGAACTGCGGCGCACAGACTGTGTCGTCATCGTAACGCCCCATGATATTTACGACTGGGCGTGGATCGTCGCTCACGCCCCGCTCGTCGTGGACACACGGGGCGTGACACGCCATCTGGCGGCGGCTAATGTCGTGCCGTTGTGA
- the pbpG gene encoding Penicillin-binding protein 2D, with product MGRKTVSRRASASSLKWLQWFVLGSLLACLFAVGGIAALVAWLGRDLPDLNDVSKLRLSQATHIYSADGVLLGTIMSVYRKWVPLEKIPKPLQWATIVAEDRKFYTHPGVDPKGIVRAVWECLKARRYVQGGSTITMQLARNLYLSSEKTIRRKLKELLLAIKLERQFSKEELLELYLNTVCYGHGAYGVQAAAELYFGKDVSELTLPQAALLAALPKRPADLSPFTNPKAAKARRDYILDGMAEEGYITRAEAETAKRVPVTKGLRPAPMWATPPPKAFHFVEFVRRELIRRFGSDVVERGGLKVYTSLNYQLQREVEQIAERYLRAYRPLGVDQMAFVLIHIPTGRIVAMYGGRPYRTDPRTGRRVLDHFNRATQAYRQPGSSFKPYVYAAALEMGFRPESLFSDTPIAFPLGNGRQWKPKNYDGRYGRTMTLLKALATSNNVIAVKLIRAVGVDKTIEVAQRMGIRFPSDPRRASYALALGAIGVTVLDHTAALASVATGGVRVTPVAITRIYDNEGNLMFAARPETRQVLAPEVARQLLRMLIAVVTEGTGRRARIEGYQVAGKTGTSEQIKDVWFVGFTPTIACGVWVGNERNRPLRAGSGGTLCAPVFRDLVTAALTHYPGERSFRWAEQSNGRAQEDTAGEATAEHEGSVVVTVCAQTGLRATQYCPVTHPERFPANQVPRRTCPLHTEPQQPVLICTVSGQLATPFCPTQAVVTRSFPQSQIPKEACAVHASETPSPSPSPTKDVPE from the coding sequence ATGGGCAGGAAGACCGTATCCCGTCGGGCGTCGGCTTCTTCTCTCAAGTGGCTGCAATGGTTCGTCTTAGGGAGTTTGCTCGCCTGCTTGTTCGCTGTCGGCGGCATCGCCGCTTTGGTGGCTTGGCTGGGGCGCGATTTGCCGGATTTGAACGATGTCTCCAAACTGCGCCTGAGTCAAGCGACGCATATTTATTCGGCGGACGGGGTATTGCTGGGGACGATCATGTCGGTCTACCGCAAGTGGGTGCCGTTGGAGAAAATTCCGAAGCCTTTGCAGTGGGCGACCATCGTCGCCGAAGACCGCAAGTTTTACACCCACCCCGGCGTTGACCCAAAAGGCATTGTCCGCGCTGTTTGGGAATGCCTGAAAGCCCGCAGGTATGTGCAAGGTGGCAGCACGATCACGATGCAACTGGCACGTAACCTCTACCTGTCTTCGGAAAAAACGATTCGGCGCAAACTGAAAGAGTTATTGTTAGCCATCAAGTTGGAGCGGCAGTTTTCAAAAGAGGAGTTGCTGGAACTTTATTTGAACACGGTGTGCTACGGGCACGGCGCTTACGGGGTGCAGGCAGCGGCGGAACTTTACTTTGGCAAGGATGTCAGCGAGTTGACGCTGCCTCAAGCCGCCTTGTTAGCGGCGCTGCCCAAGCGCCCCGCTGACCTTTCGCCCTTCACAAACCCGAAAGCCGCAAAAGCGCGCCGCGATTACATCTTGGACGGGATGGCGGAAGAGGGCTACATCACCCGTGCGGAGGCGGAAACTGCCAAACGCGTCCCTGTCACCAAAGGGTTGCGTCCCGCGCCGATGTGGGCGACGCCGCCGCCGAAAGCCTTTCATTTCGTGGAATTTGTGCGACGCGAGTTGATCCGGCGCTTCGGCAGCGATGTCGTGGAGCGCGGCGGTTTGAAAGTCTACACGAGCCTCAACTATCAGTTGCAACGCGAGGTGGAGCAAATCGCCGAACGCTATTTGCGGGCGTATCGCCCCTTAGGTGTTGACCAAATGGCGTTCGTGCTCATCCACATCCCCACCGGGCGCATCGTGGCGATGTATGGCGGTCGCCCTTATCGCACCGACCCGCGCACGGGGCGTCGTGTCCTAGACCACTTCAATCGCGCCACGCAAGCCTATCGGCAACCCGGCTCATCGTTTAAGCCATATGTTTACGCGGCGGCGTTGGAAATGGGTTTTCGCCCTGAGAGCCTTTTCAGCGATACCCCGATTGCGTTCCCGTTGGGCAACGGGCGACAGTGGAAGCCCAAGAACTACGATGGGCGCTATGGGCGGACGATGACCTTGCTGAAAGCGTTGGCGACTTCTAACAATGTCATCGCGGTCAAACTCATCCGCGCCGTCGGCGTGGACAAGACGATTGAAGTCGCTCAGCGGATGGGCATTCGGTTTCCGAGCGACCCGCGCCGTGCTAGTTACGCGTTAGCGTTAGGGGCGATCGGCGTTACCGTGCTAGACCACACCGCGGCGTTAGCCTCGGTGGCGACGGGCGGGGTAAGAGTAACGCCCGTCGCGATCACGCGCATTTACGATAACGAAGGGAACTTGATGTTCGCGGCGCGCCCTGAAACCCGCCAAGTGCTTGCGCCGGAAGTCGCCCGTCAGTTGTTGCGGATGCTGATCGCCGTCGTCACTGAGGGGACAGGGCGACGCGCTCGCATTGAAGGCTACCAAGTCGCCGGCAAAACGGGCACCAGCGAACAGATCAAAGATGTGTGGTTTGTCGGGTTCACGCCGACCATCGCCTGTGGGGTCTGGGTCGGCAACGAACGCAACCGCCCTTTGCGCGCTGGGTCAGGTGGGACGCTTTGCGCCCCTGTCTTTCGCGATTTGGTGACAGCGGCGTTGACGCACTACCCTGGCGAGCGCTCTTTCCGATGGGCAGAACAGTCCAACGGACGGGCGCAGGAAGATACGGCGGGCGAGGCGACGGCGGAGCACGAGGGGTCAGTGGTGGTCACTGTCTGCGCCCAGACGGGGCTGCGGGCAACGCAGTATTGTCCCGTGACGCATCCGGAGCGCTTTCCCGCAAACCAAGTCCCGCGACGCACCTGTCCGCTGCACACGGAACCCCAACAACCTGTGCTCATTTGCACCGTATCCGGGCAATTGGCGACGCCGTTCTGCCCGACACAAGCCGTCGTCACCCGTTCGTTCCCTCAGAGCCAAATCCCTAAGGAAGCTTGCGCCGTCCACGCCTCGGAAACGCCGTCTCCTTCACCCTCGCCGACAAAGGATGTGCCTGAATGA
- the nusG_2 gene encoding Transcription termination/antitermination protein NusG yields MELISLNGHAWYAVYTQVNFEKRVAASLQAQGFEVFLPLMKGWDRRRGVLLWKPAFPRYLFVHCRLTPAEWRAVQKTRGVVEFVGMERPCPIPDEEIRSVWLTLNGTQGEVEGHPLLKVGDRVEVVAGPLKGVVGYLLEIGKQHRLVVGVELLGRAVSATVDAKMVRPCPF; encoded by the coding sequence TTGGAGCTGATTTCGCTCAACGGGCATGCGTGGTATGCTGTCTACACCCAAGTCAACTTTGAAAAGCGGGTCGCAGCGTCGCTGCAAGCGCAGGGGTTTGAGGTTTTCCTACCGTTGATGAAGGGTTGGGACCGACGGCGAGGGGTGTTGTTGTGGAAACCGGCTTTTCCCCGTTACCTGTTTGTGCATTGTCGTTTGACGCCAGCGGAGTGGCGAGCCGTCCAGAAGACGCGGGGTGTGGTGGAGTTTGTGGGGATGGAGCGCCCTTGCCCCATCCCCGACGAGGAAATTCGTTCGGTGTGGCTAACGCTCAATGGAACGCAGGGCGAAGTGGAAGGACACCCTCTGTTGAAGGTCGGTGACCGCGTGGAGGTGGTCGCCGGACCCCTCAAAGGTGTCGTCGGTTACCTGTTGGAAATTGGCAAGCAACACCGATTGGTGGTCGGGGTTGAACTTTTGGGGCGCGCGGTCTCAGCGACAGTGGACGCCAAGATGGTGCGTCCCTGCCCTTTCTAA
- the kpsD gene encoding Polysialic acid transport protein KpsD gives MMRAVYLTAVVVGMWVTVAAAQNASAETYRLNPGDVVTVTVLGEPLLSGDQLVGPDGTIRLPLIGSVTAAGLTLDELTDRLTKALQRFLREPKVIVALKQLPPMFRRVYVLGAVKMPGAYALPVGESPTVFDAIALAGGFTEDADLERVRVFQKDGQVLTFNLRNFQADGFRLNGSVIQPGDLVWVPPAFVRVSIAGAVNLPGYHPVPAQTTLLDLLARAGGVKDPSAIIRVYRNGVEILSVPWTKLSEGGVATPITLQEGDTVLAAVKEIAGVVVTGAGVQRPGVFNLIGRITVLGALSMAGVAADPARPLRVRVLRDGKEVTQVQWNSSTPVQELGMELQSGDLVVVEPMVIRVTIVGPVQKPGSYELPAGSRVTDLLARAEGVQPTADLANAVLVRKGESRTLDLLQLFWEARLDNDVELQDGDVLLLPAVRKVWVVGAVQRPGSLDFQPRMTVVDAISAAGGVRSLEEADLSAVRLVSGGETRVLNLESAFRGATIPMEMVKPGDVIIVPERSKAYVFGAVARPGAVRVQTGETAITILSAAGGPVQDARLDDAVLVRLVDGKPTVIRLALDKAIKEGDPRQAPPIQAGDILYIPPRRRAGWENVTRALGLVTSFATAAYYLLHR, from the coding sequence ATGATGCGTGCCGTTTATCTGACCGCCGTCGTTGTGGGCATGTGGGTGACGGTCGCTGCCGCACAAAATGCGAGTGCGGAAACTTATCGCCTCAATCCAGGCGATGTCGTGACCGTCACCGTCTTGGGGGAGCCGCTGCTGTCGGGCGACCAACTGGTCGGTCCTGACGGAACAATTCGTTTGCCCCTCATCGGCAGCGTTACGGCAGCCGGTTTAACGCTGGACGAATTGACCGACCGGCTCACCAAAGCCTTGCAGCGGTTCCTGCGCGAACCGAAGGTCATCGTCGCTCTCAAACAGTTGCCGCCGATGTTTCGGCGGGTATATGTGCTGGGTGCAGTCAAGATGCCTGGCGCGTATGCGCTCCCTGTCGGTGAATCGCCGACGGTCTTTGACGCCATCGCCTTGGCTGGCGGGTTCACCGAGGACGCCGACTTGGAACGGGTGCGCGTTTTTCAAAAGGACGGACAGGTGTTGACCTTCAACTTGCGCAACTTCCAAGCCGACGGGTTTCGCCTCAACGGGTCGGTGATACAACCAGGCGACTTGGTGTGGGTGCCCCCTGCGTTTGTGCGTGTGAGCATTGCGGGCGCTGTCAACCTGCCTGGCTACCATCCTGTGCCCGCGCAGACGACCTTGCTGGATCTGCTGGCTCGTGCCGGCGGCGTCAAAGACCCCAGCGCCATCATTCGGGTCTACCGAAACGGTGTGGAAATTCTCAGCGTGCCTTGGACTAAATTGAGCGAAGGGGGCGTGGCAACACCCATCACTTTGCAAGAGGGCGACACGGTGTTAGCCGCCGTGAAGGAAATTGCCGGGGTTGTGGTCACCGGCGCCGGTGTTCAACGCCCCGGTGTGTTTAACCTGATCGGGCGCATCACGGTCTTAGGAGCCCTGTCTATGGCGGGTGTCGCGGCGGACCCTGCTCGTCCCTTGCGCGTGCGCGTGCTGCGGGACGGTAAGGAAGTCACCCAAGTCCAATGGAACTCCAGCACACCCGTCCAAGAGTTGGGTATGGAGCTACAATCGGGCGATTTGGTCGTCGTGGAACCGATGGTCATTCGGGTCACCATCGTCGGACCTGTCCAAAAACCCGGCAGTTACGAACTTCCTGCGGGATCACGCGTCACCGACTTGCTGGCGAGAGCCGAAGGTGTCCAGCCGACGGCGGATTTGGCTAACGCCGTGTTGGTGCGCAAGGGGGAGAGCCGCACATTGGATTTGTTGCAACTGTTCTGGGAAGCGCGCTTGGACAACGATGTGGAGTTGCAGGACGGCGATGTCTTGTTGCTGCCGGCGGTGCGTAAGGTTTGGGTCGTCGGTGCCGTGCAGCGACCAGGGTCACTGGACTTTCAACCGCGCATGACCGTTGTGGACGCCATCAGCGCCGCCGGGGGCGTGCGCAGCCTTGAAGAAGCCGATTTAAGCGCTGTCCGCTTGGTGAGCGGCGGTGAAACCCGCGTGCTGAACTTGGAATCGGCGTTCCGCGGCGCTACCATCCCGATGGAAATGGTCAAACCAGGCGATGTGATTATCGTGCCCGAGCGCTCCAAAGCGTATGTGTTCGGTGCGGTCGCCCGACCTGGTGCGGTGCGGGTGCAAACGGGCGAGACCGCTATCACGATCCTCAGTGCAGCGGGTGGTCCGGTTCAGGACGCACGCTTGGACGATGCGGTGTTGGTGCGGTTGGTGGACGGAAAGCCTACCGTGATACGCTTAGCCCTTGACAAGGCGATCAAAGAGGGAGACCCGCGTCAGGCGCCTCCTATCCAAGCGGGTGACATCCTCTACATTCCTCCACGGCGTCGGGCTGGCTGGGAAAATGTCACCAGAGCGTTGGGACTGGTGACAAGTTTCGCGACAGCAGCGTATTACTTGCTGCACCGGTGA
- the ftsZ gene encoding Cell division protein FtsZ, with the protein MLDERRRWVTDNNHDEGAIKPVDIRVIGVGGAGGNAVNRMVDNGVSGVELIAINTDAQALLMSKAQKKLQIGSRLTNGRGAGGNPQVGRQAAEEDRQQIANLLESAEMVFIAAGMGGGTGTGASPVVAQIAREKGILTVAIVTKPFAFEGKRKMEIALQGINELRNNVDALIVIPNQRLFELSDRRTTMADAFKLADEVLTQAVQGITDLIVRPGWINVDFADVRAVLESAGTALMGVGYGSGENRAVEAAQQAIASPLLEASITGARNVLFTIFAPPDLLVDEVKQAADIITNAVNSTEANVIWGLVYDETLKEQVRITLIATGFGEARSASPPARLPWDRREEAARETPAPSPPPSPSPAPAEELDEEALNIPTFLRRSRRP; encoded by the coding sequence ATGTTAGACGAACGGCGGCGTTGGGTTACCGACAACAATCACGACGAGGGTGCGATCAAGCCCGTAGACATTCGGGTGATCGGTGTCGGCGGCGCTGGAGGCAATGCGGTCAATCGGATGGTGGATAACGGCGTTTCGGGCGTGGAGTTGATCGCGATTAACACGGACGCTCAAGCCTTGTTGATGTCCAAAGCCCAAAAGAAGCTGCAAATCGGGAGCCGTTTGACTAACGGTCGGGGTGCCGGAGGCAACCCGCAAGTCGGGCGCCAAGCAGCCGAAGAAGACCGCCAACAAATTGCGAACTTGTTGGAGAGCGCAGAAATGGTTTTCATCGCTGCCGGCATGGGCGGCGGCACAGGCACCGGCGCATCGCCCGTCGTCGCCCAAATCGCCCGCGAAAAAGGAATTTTGACCGTTGCCATCGTCACCAAACCCTTCGCGTTTGAGGGAAAACGCAAAATGGAAATTGCCCTGCAAGGCATCAACGAACTGCGCAACAATGTGGACGCGTTGATCGTGATCCCCAATCAGCGCCTGTTTGAATTGTCGGATCGGCGGACGACGATGGCGGACGCTTTCAAGTTAGCGGACGAAGTGCTGACGCAAGCGGTGCAAGGCATCACCGACTTGATCGTGCGCCCCGGCTGGATCAATGTAGACTTCGCCGATGTGCGGGCGGTCCTAGAAAGCGCCGGCACGGCACTGATGGGCGTCGGTTACGGGAGCGGCGAGAACCGCGCCGTGGAAGCCGCGCAACAAGCCATCGCCAGCCCCCTGTTGGAAGCGTCCATCACGGGCGCCCGCAATGTGCTGTTCACCATTTTCGCGCCGCCGGACTTGTTGGTAGACGAAGTCAAACAAGCCGCCGACATTATCACCAACGCCGTCAACTCCACTGAAGCCAATGTCATCTGGGGATTGGTGTATGACGAAACGCTTAAAGAGCAGGTGCGTATCACTTTGATCGCTACCGGTTTCGGTGAGGCGCGCTCGGCATCGCCGCCAGCGCGCTTGCCGTGGGACCGTCGGGAGGAAGCGGCTCGCGAGACCCCCGCACCGTCGCCACCGCCATCGCCCAGCCCGGCACCCGCTGAGGAGTTGGACGAAGAAGCGTTAAATATTCCGACCTTTCTGCGTCGCTCCCGGCGACCGTAG